GGACATCGGGATGCACGAGTCCACCGTGTCGCGCGTGACGACGAGCAAGTACGTGCACACCCCGCAGGGCATCTTCGAGCTGAAGTACTTCTTCAACTCGTCCATTGCGCGCGTGTCCGGCGAGGACACGGCGAGCGAGGCGGTGAAGCACCACATCAAGCAGCTGGTGTCGCAGGAAGACGCGCGCAACCCGCTCTCGGACCAGAAGATCGTCGAGCTGCTCAAGGCGCAGGGCACGGAGATCGCCCGGCGCACGGTGGCCAAGTACCGCGAGGTGCTCGGCATCCTCCCGAGCAGCAAGCGCAAGCGCTACTTCTGAGCCGCTCGCTCGCTGCTGGCGGCAACTGGTCCATCCGATTTGTGAAAACCGGCTCTGTCGGCTGGACCAGCTCGTGGGCACGCTAGGCCCATGAGCACCAACACCCCGAACCCCAACGCCTCGGAGCTTCCCCGCAGAGAGCTCACCCCGCTCGTCGTCCCTCCGGTGACGCTGGAGGGGCGCACCGTGCGGCTCGAGCCGCTGCGCCCGGAGCACGCCGCGGAGCTGGCCTCCCTCCTCGAGCCCGAAGTGTTCGAGTTCACCGCCCTGGTGCTGCGCACGCAGGCGGACGTGGAGGCGTACATCGCCGCGGCGATGGAGACCGCCGGCAAGGGCACCGAGCAGCCCTTCCTCATCCGCCACCGGGACACCGGCGCCCCGCTGGGCACCACGCGCTACATGTCCATCTCCCGCCATGACCGGACGCTGGAGATTGGCCACACGTGGCTGGCCCGGCGGGCCTGGCGCACCCGGGTGAACACCGAGTGCAAGTTCCTCCTGTTCCGCCACGCCTTCGAGCAGCTCCAGGTCATCCGCGTCCAGTTCAAGACGGACAAGCGCAACCTGCGCTCTCGGGCCGCCATCGAGCGCATCGGCGCGAAGTTCGAGGGCTTCCTGCGCCACCACATGCTCGTGCGGGATGGCGTGGTGCGCGACTCGGCCGTCTTCAGCGTCATCGACACCGAGTGGCCCGAGGTGAAGGCACGACTGGAAGAGCGGCTGGCGCGGGAGTGATAGGGTCGCGGGCCGCATGGTCCGCTCTCTCCGCTCCCTGTCTTCCCTCGTGCCGTCTCTCGCCGTGCTCGGGCTGCTCGCCGGCTGTGGCCGCACCGAGACCCGCCCCATCTCCCTGGACGACCTCTCCCGCCGCGCGCTCACCTTCGCGCTGGTGGACATCGACGCGCTGGAGAACCCGGACGCGGCCGGCTCGCACCGCTTCACCGTCACGCTCGCCCAGGCCGAGGACGGCTGCACCAGCCTCGTGGACGGCGTGACGGCCACCTTCAATGGCCAGCCCATGGAGCTGGAGCCCGGCGGCATCTCGGGCGAGGGCGGCCGCGAGGTATGCGTGGAGACGCGCGCCTGGTTCGACTTCGATCCAGAGGCCTGGGACTCCGAGCCCATCGAGGATGCTCGCGTCTTCCTGCAGTCCGGCGACGGGAGCCGCTCCCTGTCGCTCATCGTCCTGGGCGCCAAGGCCAAGCGCCACTTCACCTTCCAGGGCTCGGGCTCGGGGGCGACGCTGCGGCAGGGCCAGACGTACACGTACCGCTGGGAGCCGGTGGAGGAAGTCCCAGGGCCCTTCACCGTCACCCTCCTGCGAGAGGGCGGTCAGGCGTCCGCCACCCTCCAGACGAACCAGGACGAGGGCAGCGTGAGCTTCACGCTCCCCCAGGCCACCCCCGTGGCCACCCACCTGCTGACGCTGAAGGGCACCGTGGCCGGCCAGGTGCTCGAGTGCGAGGGCGTGGCCTCCTGCGAGGGCTCTCTCTTCCACTCCACCGACTTCGAGGTCGCCGTCGTTCCCTGAGCGTCCGCCTGCCCGCTGACCGGGCGTGAGAGCCGAGGGAACTGGACCAAGGGCCGGGAGCCGCGCGGTTGCCGGCCGTAGCCATCACCCCCACCGTGCCTGGGTACTCCTTAGGAGGCCCCATGGCGCGCAATCCGGATCCCCGTCACACTGGTCAGAAGCCTGACTTCAACGAGCAGCCTCAGGCCCATCCCGGCATCGAGGAGCGGATGCAGGAGGCGCCGGACTACGGCGAGGACTCGTACAAGGGGCTCGGTCGTCTGAAGGATCGCGTGGCGCTCGTCACGGGTGGCGACAGCGGCATCGGCCGGGCGGTGTGCCTGGCCTTCGCCCGAGAGGGCGCGGACCTGGCCTTCGCCTACCTCAACGAGCACGAGGACGCCGAGAAGACGCGCCGGCTCCTGGAGGGTGAGGGCCGTCAGGTGCTCGCCATGGCGGGAGACCTGGCCGTCGAGGCGTACTGCCGCAAGCTCGTCGAGGACACGGTGAAGCGCTTCGGCCGCATCGACGTGCTGGTGAACAACGCCGCCTTCCAGGGCAAGGAGGTGGAGAAGTTCGAGGAGCTCGATCCCGAGCGCGTCGAGCGCACCTTCCGCGTGAACATCCTCGCCATGTTCCACCTGGTGCGGCTGGCGCTGCCGCACATGAAGCCGGGCAGCGCCATCATCAACGTCGCCTCCGTCCAGGCGTACCAGCCCTCCGCGGCCATCCTCGACTACGCGAGCACCAAGGGCGCCATCGTCACCTTCACCAAGGGCCTGGCGCAGTCGCTCATCGAGCGCGGCATCCGCGTCAACTGCGTGGCGCCGGGGCCCGTGTGGACGCCGCTCATTCCCCAGTCCTTCAGCGGCGAGCACCTGAAGACGTTCGGCGAGAGCAACCCCATGGGCCGCCCCG
The window above is part of the Hyalangium gracile genome. Proteins encoded here:
- a CDS encoding GNAT family N-acetyltransferase codes for the protein MSTNTPNPNASELPRRELTPLVVPPVTLEGRTVRLEPLRPEHAAELASLLEPEVFEFTALVLRTQADVEAYIAAAMETAGKGTEQPFLIRHRDTGAPLGTTRYMSISRHDRTLEIGHTWLARRAWRTRVNTECKFLLFRHAFEQLQVIRVQFKTDKRNLRSRAAIERIGAKFEGFLRHHMLVRDGVVRDSAVFSVIDTEWPEVKARLEERLARE
- a CDS encoding GPI anchored serine-threonine rich family protein; protein product: MVRSLRSLSSLVPSLAVLGLLAGCGRTETRPISLDDLSRRALTFALVDIDALENPDAAGSHRFTVTLAQAEDGCTSLVDGVTATFNGQPMELEPGGISGEGGREVCVETRAWFDFDPEAWDSEPIEDARVFLQSGDGSRSLSLIVLGAKAKRHFTFQGSGSGATLRQGQTYTYRWEPVEEVPGPFTVTLLREGGQASATLQTNQDEGSVSFTLPQATPVATHLLTLKGTVAGQVLECEGVASCEGSLFHSTDFEVAVVP
- a CDS encoding SDR family oxidoreductase, with translation MARNPDPRHTGQKPDFNEQPQAHPGIEERMQEAPDYGEDSYKGLGRLKDRVALVTGGDSGIGRAVCLAFAREGADLAFAYLNEHEDAEKTRRLLEGEGRQVLAMAGDLAVEAYCRKLVEDTVKRFGRIDVLVNNAAFQGKEVEKFEELDPERVERTFRVNILAMFHLVRLALPHMKPGSAIINVASVQAYQPSAAILDYASTKGAIVTFTKGLAQSLIERGIRVNCVAPGPVWTPLIPQSFSGEHLKTFGESNPMGRPAQPAELAPSFVFLASDESRYVNGEILGVTGGKVLA